The DNA sequence TACCGTATTGTATCTGTTCAGTTCTGGATACTTATTTTCCCTCGGGAGAGGTGCTCCCGCTCCGCTGTATACACCAGACTGACATTGCATATACAGGCCACGAGACGTGAAAAAGATCATGCGGTGGGAGAGAACCTTTTCCTGATAGCACCAGGCACGGCGACTCCACGGTGACAAGTCAATAACTCTATACAAGGCATCAGCCGTTAGACAAGTACAAGCATCAGCTCTAAAGCTTGCAGATAATCCAGCGCTAGCAGTGTTCGCTGATATCGCACCGAGTGTGCATTTTGCGGCAGCGTAGATTTGTCTCATGCGCAAAATCGAGAGTCTCATATCTCGTGGCGAATCTTGCATAATGCAAAGCGCATCGACCCATAAGTATCGCTCACCGAGACCATCGCAAAAGGCAATAGCATCTCTTACTGTTTGAGGAATCTTGGGCCAAATGGCGGCAAGACCACCCTCTTTCGCAAGCTCGTTTGATACGTCCATCGTGAGCTTTGGCTGATCAACTGCCCCCCATACATATGATAATGCGATATACCGGCAATTTTCTGGAGCGACAGCGATGCAGCGTCGATGAATATCAATAACCCGGAATTGAACTCCagcagatgctggccaaTGAATTGTCAAGGGAAGGCAATTGCTGTGACTTGCTTCCCCCTCACATCGTGCTAACCATTGGCGAATAGGCTTCATGTAAGTTTCGTCAAGGTGCAACGTTGTAGGTCCACATTGCGAGATAGATATTGGCAGCGAGAATGGGCCTTGCTTGTCCACATAGGTAGAAGCTTGAGCCTGTATCGCTTGTATATAAGTCGCGGCTGAAGGGCGAGGAGCTTTGATAACGATGTTTTGCTCGGTAGATTTGAGGATTGCCTCCTGTGGCGCATCATGTTCATCCCAAGGACACCAGCAAGATTCTCCAGGCCAGAGATCAATGTACAGATGACGAGCTTCCTTCCAATCTCTGTCCCAATCCTCATCAGAACTGAGAGACAGTCAGCAAATCCAAATGCCCATACTATTGATAGTACTTATCAACATCAACTGACGTACTGCAGCTGGACAATACCGGGAGCTAATAAGTATGCCCTCAGCAGAACACAAGCGACTGCAATATCGTAAGGTTTTCTAGCAGTTTTGCACCACTCTTTTTGGACTGTTTGACTTAGGCGGAAGGGCTCATGCTCATCCTCTGCAACTCCATTAAGCCAAATTCCGCGAACAGGATCAGCAACCAGCGGCGTGATTCGGGAATCATCGTCCAACGGCCCTGTTACAAGCACGTCTGCTGCCTCCACAATCATTGGCACCTCGTTTGTCAATATGGGCCAAGCACTCTGCCACTCGGCTTCGTCCCAGCCATTGATGGTGTAGTAGTGTGTATATCTACTCATTGTCAGTTGCTTCAACTCACATGCAGTCATGCACAAGTGCAGCACGTTTACGTTACCCCATTATGAACTCTAAGTTTGCTGACGCCTAGAAAACACGCCAGGAGGAAGCGGTGGTGAGGATAATAAAAAGACGAAATGCCTGGAATGTGGAATTATCAGGTACTAATTGATATCGCGCATCTTAGAGCCGCCAAGCCTGTAGTAAGGGACGAAGTTGGTCATATGTACCTTGATCTTGGACTGATTCTCGCCAGGCTGAATTATGCAAAGTTGGAAAATCGTGGCAGTGTAAGTGCGCCTTCGTAGGCTGAATCTGAAACGAGGCTGATGTTGAGTCGGtgatatatacatgtacatgta is a window from the Trichoderma atroviride chromosome 5, complete sequence genome containing:
- a CDS encoding uncharacterized protein (EggNog:ENOG41), translated to MGYTHYYTINGWDEAEWQSAWPILTNEVPMIVEAADVLVTGPLDDDSRITPLVADPVRGIWLNGVAEDEHEPFRLSQTVQKEWCKTARKPYDIAVACVLLRAYLLAPGIVQLHSDEDWDRDWKEARHLYIDLWPGESCWCPWDEHDAPQEAILKSTEQNIVIKAPRPSAATYIQAIQAQASTYVDKQGPFSLPISISQCGPTTLHLDETYMKPIRQWLARCEGEASHSNCLPLTIHWPASAGVQFRVIDIHRRCIAVAPENCRYIALSYVWGAVDQPKLTMDVSNELAKEGGLAAIWPKIPQTVRDAIAFCDGLGERYLWVDALCIMQDSPRDMRLSILRMRQIYAAAKCTLGAISANTASAGLSASFRADACTCLTADALYRVIDLSPWSRRAWCYQEKVLSHRMIFFTSRGLYMQCQSGVYSGAGAPLPRENKYPELNRYNTVGGMLSANIGDTNGLQSYLSAVEHYSSRTTTKRTDKMNAFQGILQMYEGVMDGTASTFYVGLPAFAFDLAICWRAEQHNPEFRNPAFPSWSWLGWGQAVRFHPAMALEKAHTNQMFASLNVSKQFDIMKQNGPGFREIAKLRNPANHINDFNGFGFPASTGQIRCPPSLSLDASIAKLSIASEPKGSNNHNNCYAFYPLPSSGTSPPLGYIWLHEQWRAQQEALCIIDFMPLLGNPDAERPGKWTIKMLMCLDPVNGNEQRGYLKYERLQVMDCELCEEAWLNMGGVTAEFLDLV